In Rhodanobacter humi, the genomic stretch TTGACGCCGGCGGCCGGCGCCACGCGGTAGTAGGTCTCGTTGGGCTGGAATGGAATCCAGCCGTGGTTCCGGCCGGGGCGGTGCGGGTGCGCCCAGCTCTTGCTGGATTCCAGCGCGGAGCGACCGTAGCTGGCGGTCTGCATGCCCAGCGGATGGAACAGCCGCTGGTCGACGAGGCGGTCGAAGAAGTTGCCGGTGCGCGCGAACAGCACGTCGCCGATCATGCTGAAGGCCACGTTCTGGTAGCCGTAGCACTGGCCTGCGGGGCAGGTGATGTCCACCTCGTCCAGCTTGCGCACCAGCTCCTGGTACGACTCGTCGCCTTCGAGCAGGTTGTCGTAGGTGTTGTGCGGCAGGCCCAGCCGCTGGCCGAGGATGTCGGCCACGGTGGCCTGGTCGGCGGACTGCATGTCCTTGAGCTTGAAGTAGGGCAGCACGTCGACCAGCTTCATGTCCCAGCGCAGCTTGCCGCTGTCCACCAGCAGGCCGGTGACCGCGGTGGCGAAGGCCTTGGAGAGCGAGGCCAGCCGGAATACGGTGGTGGGCGTCACCGGTGTCTGGCTGGCGGCGTCGGCGTAACCCAGGGTGTGCTCGAACACCACGTTGTCGTCGATCACCACCGCCGTGGCGAGGCCGGCGGCACCATGGCGCGCGTCGAGTTCGTCCAGCCAGCGTTGGTAGTCGGCGAGCGTGGCCTTGACGCGTTCGGCCGGCAGTTCGGCCGTGGCGATGTGCGCGCTGGCTGGCGGCAGGTTGCCGCCGTCGTCGGCCGGCGCCGCGTGGAGGCCGGTGCAGGCCAGCGCGAGTGCGCAGGCAAGGGTGGGGCGCAGATGTCGATGCCGCATGTTCTTCGCAGATCGGGCCGGCGCGAATCGGCGCCGGTGGTGGAGGGCGTGCCGAGGGTGGGAGGCGTCGCCGGGGAAGTCGTCCTTCGATTCTCCGGCACTTTGCGCATGCCGACAACGTGCGCTGCCTTGAGGCCCATCGGGATCCGGCCAAGTGCGGCGATTCCGGCTGGCGGGTTTGGCGACACCGGGCGGGTTGCCGCGAACGCGTGCTAGCCTTTCCGCATCCTGGCTTGCCCCCGCTGCTGGATGTTCCCGTGAGCTCGATCCGTGCCGTTGCGACAGACGATGGCGCCAAGCCGCTGTGGTCTGCGCTGGCGTTCTTCTTCGTGATGACGTCGTACTACATCATCCGGCCGGTGCGCGACCAGTTGATCGGCGCGGTGGGATCGCAATCGCTGCCCTTGTTCTACGGCGCGGTGTTCGTGGCGATGCTGCTGCTGACGCCGCTGTTCGGCGCATTGGTGGCGCGGTTTCCGCGGCGGCTGCTGCTGGGCTGGAGCTACAGCTTCTTCATCGTCTCCCTGCTGGCCTTCGTGCCGGCGTTCGTGGCGCAGGATCGCATCGGTGCGCGCGAGTTGGGCGTGGTGTTCTTCGTCTGGGGCAGCGTGTTCAACCTGTTCGTGGTGTCGCTGTTCTGGAGCGTCATGGCCGACATCTTCAGCAGCGGCCGGGCGCGCCGGGTGTTCTCGCTGATCGCCATGGGTGGCATGGCCGGGGCGATCTTCGGCCCGCTGGTGACCAAGCTGCTGGTGCAGCTGATCGGCGTGGCGCCGCTGCTGCTGGTCTCGGCGCTGGCGCTGGGCGGCGCGTTGGCGCTGTTGCTGCACGTGTCCGCGCAGCACGAACTGGCGCGGCCGGGGCAGCGGGCCGGCGCGGCGATCGGCGGCTCGCTGTGGGCCGGCGCCAAGGAGGTGTGGACGCGGCCGTTCCTGCGCTACATGGCGCTCTTGATGCTGTTTGGCGACGGCATCGGCACGCTGGCCTACGCACTGGTGGCCGACTACGCGAAGCTGCACTTCGCCGGCGCGGTGGCGCGCACTGCGTTCTACAACGATCTCGACCTCGCCACCAACACGCTCGGCGCGCTGCTGCAGCTCACGCTGACCCGCTGGCTGTTGATCCGCCGCGGCGCAGGCTGGGCGCTGGTGCTGCCCGCACTGGTGAACGTGGCGTTGCTGCTGATGGTGGCGATCGGCGGCCACGGTGCCGTGGTGATCTCCGGCTACGCCGTGTCGCTGCTGGCGATCATGATGGCGACCACGCGCGGCTTCGCCTACGGCATGACCAAGCCCGCAGTGGATGCGTTGTACACGCGGGTGCCGCGCGAGACGCGCTACAAGGGCAAGAACTTCGTGGAGACCGCGGTGTGGCGCTTCGGCGACCTGGCGGTGACCAGCGCGGTGAGCGGCCTGCGCATGCTGGGCGTGGGCGTCACCGGCTTGGCGCTTGCGGGCACCGGGGTGGCGGTGCTGGCGACCTGGGTGTCGCGCCGGGCGGGCTGGTCGCCCGACCTGGCGCCGGACGAACCGGCGACGCGGAGCAAGGCCACGGCATCGGCCTGAGCGTGCTTGCCGCTGCGCCGTCCCGCGGACGCGATTCAGCCGGTGATGTAGCGTTCCAGATGCTCGATCTGCTCGGCCTGGGCGTCGATCACCGCCTTCACCAGGTCGCCGATCGAGATGACACCCACCACCTTGCCGCCTTCGAGCACCGGCAGGTGGCGCACGCGGCTGTCGGTGCACAGGCGCATGCAGTCGAGCACGTCGGTCTGCGGTCCCACGGTGAGCGGGTCGGCGCGCATGATGTCGGCCACCGCAGTCTGCGCCGAGGAGCGGCCCTGCAGGATCACCTTGCGCGCGTAGTCGCGCTCGGAAACCACGCCCACCAGCTGTTCGCCGCGCATCACCAGCAGGGCGCCGATGCGGTGTTCGGCCATCAGCTTGATCGCCTCCAGCACGGGGGCGCCCGGCGCGATGGTGTAGATGCTGCCACCCTTGCCTTCCAGCAGATGCCTGACCTGACGCATGTCCGGACTCCGGTTGAACCCGCGGATGGGGCGGAACCAGTCTAGCGCCGGCGCCAGCGGCGGGTGTAGCCGTGCCGTGAAGCGCCTTTTGAAAAGTGCGGCCAAGGATGGCCGCCCATTTGATTTTCGCGATCAGGGATGATCGCAGAAGTAGCCCAAAGTGCGGCCAGGGATGGCCGCCCGTTTGATTCTCGCGATCAAGGACGATCGCAAAGGTCACCGCCCCTCGATGTAGGACGGCCCGCCGAGTTGGCGCATCTGCCGCTCGATCCAGTCCGCACGGCGCAGCACGTAGGCGCTGGGGTGGTCGGCGTGCAGGCGCCGCGGGCTGGGCAGCACCGCGGCCAGCCGCGCGGCCTGCGTCGGCGTGAGACGCGCGGGCGGCATGTGGAAATAGATTTCGCTGGCCGCACCCACGCCGTAGATGCCGTCGCCCAGCTCGGCGATGTTCATGTACACCTCGAGGATGCGCCGCTTCGGCCAGGTCAGCTCGATCAGCACGGTGAAGTACGCCTCCAGTCCCTTGCGCACGAAGCTGCGGCCGTTCCACAGGAACAGGTTCTTCGCGGTCTGCTGGCTGATCGTGCTGGCGCCGCGCAGGCGCGCGCCGTCGTCGGCCGCGTCGATCGCTTCATGGATGGAGTCGAAGTCGAAGCCGTGATGGAACGGGAATTTCTGGTCCTCGCCGGCCACCATCGCCAGCGGCACCCACGGCGACACCCGCGACCACGGCACCCAGTGCTGGCGCAGGCGGAAGTCGTGCTCGCCGTGCAGCCAGGCGCCGACGTGCCGCTCCAGCATCACCGCCGAGGTCACCGGCGGCACGAAGCGCAGCACCAGCACCGCGAACCAGGTGAGCACAATCCAGGCCAGCGCGGCGAAAGCGATCCAGCGCAGCAGGCGACGAAAGGATGGGCGACGGAACATGGCGGACGGCTGGCGGAAATCCGCGGCAGTATAGAGGCGGCCATTGCGCGGGCGGGGTTCGCCCCCATCTGGCGACGATAATCTTGCGAGGTGATTCGTGGAAACCGTACTGGTCGAAGATGTGCTGCACCGCTTCCTGCTCGAACGCGCCGGCGTGCGTGGCGCGCTGGTGCGGCTGGGGCCGGCATGGCGCGAGGTGGCTGGCCGTGCCGACTATCCCGGCGAGGTGCGCGAGCTGCTCGGCGAGGCGCTGGCGGCCAGCGCGCTGCTGACCGCCAACATCAAGCTCGATGGCGAGCTGTCGGTGCAGCTGAAGAGCACGGGTGCCCTGCGCCTGCTGTTCGCCGAATGCACCGACCAGGGGCGCCTGCGCGGCCTGGCGCGCTGGGAGCCGCCGCTGCCGCAGCCGTTGTCGCTCGAAGCGCTGCCGCAGGCGGTGATGGCGATCACCATCGGCAACGTGGAGCGCGGCCGGCGCTACCAGGGCCTGGTGGAGCTGCGCGCGGCGGACCTGGCCGGTGTGCTGGAAAACTATTTCGCCCAGTCCGAGCAGTTGCCCGCGCGGCTGGTGCTGGCCGCCGACGGCGAGCACGCGGTGGGCCTGATGCTGCAGAAGCTGCCCGACGAGGGCGGTCGCGCCGCGGCGCAGGACGAGGATGCGTGGACGCGGGTGATGCATCTCACCACCACGCTGGGCGCAGCCGAAATGCTGGCCACGGCTCCAGAGCAGCTGCTGTACCGCCTGTACCACGAGGAATCCGTGCGCCTGTTTGAGCCGCGCCCGCTGGCGTTCGGCTGCAGCTGCAGCCGCGAGCGCGTGGCGGCGATGCTGCGCTCGCTGGGCCGCGACGAGGTGGAGGCGACGCTGGACGCGCAGGACGGCCAGATCGAGGTGAACTGCGAGTTCTGCGCGCAGCGCTACCAGTTCGACCGCGTCGACGCGGAGCACCTGTTGCGCGATGCCGGCGGGGCGGGCATCACCGGCACGGCGTAGGAGCGGCTCCTACGGCAGCCGATGCTCCGGGCGCAGCCAGTATTCGGCGGTCTGCGCCTGCGCGAACAGGAAGCCCTGGCCGTAGCGGCAACCCACGTCGAGCAGGGCCTGCCGCTGCGCGGCCTCCTCGATGCCCTCGGCGATCACCTGCATGCCCAGCGAGTCGGCCAGCACCTGGATCGCGCGGATCACCGCCGTGCCCTGGTCCTTGCGTTCGTCGCCGAGTTCGGTGACGAAGGAACGGTCGATCTTCAGCGTGTCGAACGGATACTGGTGCAGGTAGCTCAGCGAGGAGTAGCCGGTGCCGAAGTCGTCCAGCGCGATGCCCACGCCCTGGTGGCGCAGGTTCTGCAGCATCTGCTTCACCTGGGTGGGATTGTCGAGCAGGGTGCGCTCGATCACCTCGATGCGGATGCTGGACGGCGGCACGCGATGCCGTTCCAGCAGCGCCAGCAGGCGGGTGTCAAAGTCGGCGTAGCGGAAATGCAGGCCGGAGACGTTGATGCTGATGGTGCCCTTGGTGCCGACCAGCTGCGTGGCCTGGGCGCAGGCCTGTTCGAAGATCATCCAGTCGATCGCTTCGGCGCAGCCGGTCTCCTCGGCGATCAGCAGGAAATCCTGTGGCAGCAGCAGGCCGCGCTCGGGGTGGTTCCAGCGCAGCAGCGCCTCGTAGCCGGCGACGCGGCCATCGGCCAGCGCGACGATCGGCTGGTAGAACGGCACGAACTCGCGGCGGGTCAGCGCATGGCGCAGGTCGCTTTCCATGCGCAGCAGCGACAGCGCCTCGCGGCGCAGGCGGTCGTCGAACAGCGAGGCGCGATGGCGGCCGCCGTCCTTGGCGTGGTACATCGCCGAATCGGCGTCGCGCAGCAGCTCCTCGGGCTGGCGGTAGTGCACGCTGGCCATCGCGATGCCGATCGAGGCGGAGGTGAAGATCTCGCGTGCACCCAGCCGGAACGGTGTCTGCAGCTCGTTCAGCACGTGCTCGGCGATGCGCCGCGCGGCGTCGGCATCGGACACGTGCTCCAGCAGCACGGCGAACTCGTCGCCGCCGAGGCGCGCCACCACGTCGCGGGTCTTCAGGCAGGCGCGAATGCGGCCGCCGACCTGGAACAGCAGATCGTCGCCGACCAGGTGGCCGACCGAGTCGTTGATCACCTTGAAACGGTCGAGGTCGATGAACAGCACGGCGAATTGTTCTTCCGGATGCGCCTGGTAGCGCTGCATCGCCTGTTCCAGCCGCTGCAGCAGCAGGGTGCGGTTGGGCAACCCGGTGAGCGAATCGTGCAGGGTCTCGTATTTCAGCCGGCGCTCGATGCGTTCGCGCTCGGCGATCTGCTCGCGCAGGTCGCGGTTGGCCAGGCCCAGCGCGCGGGTGCGCTCCACCACGCGGCGTTCGAGGCTGGCGTAGGCCTGCTTCAGCGTGGCGTCGGCATGCTTGCGCTGCAGCGCGTTGGCGACGTGATAGCTGACGAAGGTGAGCAGCTCCTGGTCGCGTTCGGTATAGGTGTGTTCGGGCGAGTAGCTCTGCACCGCGAGCACGCCGCGCACCTGGTCGCCCCAGATCAGCGGCACGCCGAGCCAGCACACCGAGCGCGAACCGAAACGGGTGATCTCGCCGCTGGCGCACAGGCGGTCGATCGTCGCCGCGTCGGCCAGCAGCGGCCGGCCGGTGCGTTGCACGTATTCGGTGGCGCCGGTGCCGTGGCTGCGCGCCGGGCGGTCGCTGTCCACCTCGTCCACCGAGTAGGGGAAGGTGATCAGCTGGTTCTCCTCGTCGCCCAGCGCGATGTAGAAGTTGCGCGCGTACAGCAGGCCGCCGATCACGCGATGCACGGCCGGATAGAAATCTTCCAGGCTGTCGGTGGTGCTGGCCAGTTCGGCGATGCGGAACAGCGCGGCCTGCAGCCGCTCGCCACGC encodes the following:
- a CDS encoding bifunctional diguanylate cyclase/phosphodiesterase; the protein is MTAASTSRPTPVPAPADDPAGVPAAVEQLLKAHDSSSVLEICERILADFGIAGQLHWRAPETRDAHASGWCFDLAEDTQRQHVLTLSRDEPVAEALREKLAWLGRLADTRLRQLAESSRLYEAISRLALAERLQRALYAIAEQASAEHDMPALMRSLHTIVSSLMYAENFYIALYDPAGDSVRFPYYVDTLDSDPPPPARNVPLHELLHGITWTLLRHGRPLFGAADELAQGLGGQFQLHGPRCEHCIGVPLFRAGQVVGCIVVQSYRSSVHYTRHDLDLLSYVAQHVQTAIERRSAHVELERRVADRTTALREANRVLRQQVLQRQRGERLQAALFRIAELASTTDSLEDFYPAVHRVIGGLLYARNFYIALGDEENQLITFPYSVDEVDSDRPARSHGTGATEYVQRTGRPLLADAATIDRLCASGEITRFGSRSVCWLGVPLIWGDQVRGVLAVQSYSPEHTYTERDQELLTFVSYHVANALQRKHADATLKQAYASLERRVVERTRALGLANRDLREQIAERERIERRLKYETLHDSLTGLPNRTLLLQRLEQAMQRYQAHPEEQFAVLFIDLDRFKVINDSVGHLVGDDLLFQVGGRIRACLKTRDVVARLGGDEFAVLLEHVSDADAARRIAEHVLNELQTPFRLGAREIFTSASIGIAMASVHYRQPEELLRDADSAMYHAKDGGRHRASLFDDRLRREALSLLRMESDLRHALTRREFVPFYQPIVALADGRVAGYEALLRWNHPERGLLLPQDFLLIAEETGCAEAIDWMIFEQACAQATQLVGTKGTISINVSGLHFRYADFDTRLLALLERHRVPPSSIRIEVIERTLLDNPTQVKQMLQNLRHQGVGIALDDFGTGYSSLSYLHQYPFDTLKIDRSFVTELGDERKDQGTAVIRAIQVLADSLGMQVIAEGIEEAAQRQALLDVGCRYGQGFLFAQAQTAEYWLRPEHRLP
- a CDS encoding serine hydrolase domain-containing protein — translated: MRHRHLRPTLACALALACTGLHAAPADDGGNLPPASAHIATAELPAERVKATLADYQRWLDELDARHGAAGLATAVVIDDNVVFEHTLGYADAASQTPVTPTTVFRLASLSKAFATAVTGLLVDSGKLRWDMKLVDVLPYFKLKDMQSADQATVADILGQRLGLPHNTYDNLLEGDESYQELVRKLDEVDITCPAGQCYGYQNVAFSMIGDVLFARTGNFFDRLVDQRLFHPLGMQTASYGRSALESSKSWAHPHRPGRNHGWIPFQPNETYYRVAPAAGVNASIRDMEQWLIAQMGGRQDVLPTSLLDVLHAPAVNTPTELRATPWRRARLSAAHYALGWRVYTYGGETLIFHAGAVAGYRTMIGFFPKYHAGVVTLWNSAGAMPSGLMPMVFDSLLGLPHLDWAGVESPEPAKAAPAKAKPARKARSRRHR
- a CDS encoding CBS domain-containing protein, translated to MRQVRHLLEGKGGSIYTIAPGAPVLEAIKLMAEHRIGALLVMRGEQLVGVVSERDYARKVILQGRSSAQTAVADIMRADPLTVGPQTDVLDCMRLCTDSRVRHLPVLEGGKVVGVISIGDLVKAVIDAQAEQIEHLERYITG
- the mtgA gene encoding monofunctional biosynthetic peptidoglycan transglycosylase; the protein is MFRRPSFRRLLRWIAFAALAWIVLTWFAVLVLRFVPPVTSAVMLERHVGAWLHGEHDFRLRQHWVPWSRVSPWVPLAMVAGEDQKFPFHHGFDFDSIHEAIDAADDGARLRGASTISQQTAKNLFLWNGRSFVRKGLEAYFTVLIELTWPKRRILEVYMNIAELGDGIYGVGAASEIYFHMPPARLTPTQAARLAAVLPSPRRLHADHPSAYVLRRADWIERQMRQLGGPSYIEGR
- a CDS encoding Hsp33 family molecular chaperone HslO encodes the protein METVLVEDVLHRFLLERAGVRGALVRLGPAWREVAGRADYPGEVRELLGEALAASALLTANIKLDGELSVQLKSTGALRLLFAECTDQGRLRGLARWEPPLPQPLSLEALPQAVMAITIGNVERGRRYQGLVELRAADLAGVLENYFAQSEQLPARLVLAADGEHAVGLMLQKLPDEGGRAAAQDEDAWTRVMHLTTTLGAAEMLATAPEQLLYRLYHEESVRLFEPRPLAFGCSCSRERVAAMLRSLGRDEVEATLDAQDGQIEVNCEFCAQRYQFDRVDAEHLLRDAGGAGITGTA
- a CDS encoding NTP/NDP exchange transporter, whose protein sequence is MSSIRAVATDDGAKPLWSALAFFFVMTSYYIIRPVRDQLIGAVGSQSLPLFYGAVFVAMLLLTPLFGALVARFPRRLLLGWSYSFFIVSLLAFVPAFVAQDRIGARELGVVFFVWGSVFNLFVVSLFWSVMADIFSSGRARRVFSLIAMGGMAGAIFGPLVTKLLVQLIGVAPLLLVSALALGGALALLLHVSAQHELARPGQRAGAAIGGSLWAGAKEVWTRPFLRYMALLMLFGDGIGTLAYALVADYAKLHFAGAVARTAFYNDLDLATNTLGALLQLTLTRWLLIRRGAGWALVLPALVNVALLLMVAIGGHGAVVISGYAVSLLAIMMATTRGFAYGMTKPAVDALYTRVPRETRYKGKNFVETAVWRFGDLAVTSAVSGLRMLGVGVTGLALAGTGVAVLATWVSRRAGWSPDLAPDEPATRSKATASA